A window of the Cicer arietinum cultivar CDC Frontier isolate Library 1 chromosome 6, Cicar.CDCFrontier_v2.0, whole genome shotgun sequence genome harbors these coding sequences:
- the LOC101498086 gene encoding 1-aminocyclopropane-1-carboxylate synthase 7 gives MGIENEQSCVQLSKIAISETHGENSPYFAGWKAYDENPYHELTNSSGVIQMGLAENQVSFDLLEKYLEEHPEASTWGEKGAPGFRENALFQDYHGLKSFRIAMANFMEQIRGGRAKFDHERIVLTAGATAANELLTFIIANPGDALLVPTPYYPGFDRDLRWRTGVNIVPIQCDGSNNFQITPQALESAYKEAESMNMKVSGVLITNPSNPLGATIQRSVLEQIIDFTTRKNIHLVSDEIYSGSVFTSSEFISVAEILESKNYPKNVAERVHIVYSLSKDLGLPGFRVGTIYSYNDNVVITARRMSSFSLISSETQHLLATMLSDKEFTENYIKINRERLKKRYEMIIEGLRNVGIECLKGNAGLFCWMNLSPYLKEQSKEGELEIWNDILNEVKLNISPGCSCHCTQPGWFRVCFANMSEHTLQVALERIRKFMDRIRTKNI, from the exons atgggTATTGAGAATGAACAATCTTGTGTGCAACTTTCAAAAATTGCAATTTCTGAAACACATGGAGAAAACTCACCTTACTTTGCTGGATGGAAAGCCTATGATGAAAATCCTTATCATGAATTAACTAACTCCTCTGGAGTTATTCAAATGGGATTGGCAGAAAATCAA GTTTCATTTGATTTGCTAGAAAAGTATTTGGAAGAGCATCCAGAGGCTTCAACATGGGGAGAAAAAGGAGCACCTGGTTTTAGAGAGAATGCTTTATTTCAAGACTATCATGGACTTAAATCATTCAGAATTGCAATGGCTAACTTCATGGAACAAATTAGAGGGGGAAGAGCAAAATTTGATCATGAAAGAATTGTTCTTACTGCCGGAGCAACCGCTGCAAATGAACTATTAACTTTCATTATTGCAAACCCTGGAGACGCTTTACTTGTTCCTACCCCGTACTATCCAGG GTTTGATAGAGATTTAAGGTGGAGAACTGGTGTAAACATAGTACCAATTCAGTGTGACGGTTCAAACAATTTCCAAATTACACCACAAGCATTAGAATCTGCATACAAAGAAGCAGAATCCATGAACATGAAAGTGAGTGGAGTTCTTATAACAAACCCATCAAACCCTTTAGGTGCAACAATTCAACGTTCAGTTCTAGAACAAATTATCGATTTTACGACACGAAAAAACATCCATCTTGTCTCAGATGAAATCTACTCTGGCTCAGTTTTTACATCCTCTGAGTTCATAAGTGTAGCAGAGATTCTAGAATCGAAAAACTACCCAAAAAATGTTGCAGAAAGAGTTCACATTGTTTATAGTTTGTCAAAAGATCTTGGTCTACCTGGTTTTAGAGTTGGAACGATTTATTCATACAATGATAATGTTGTTATAACAGCAAGAAGAATGTCAAGTTTTTCCTTAATATCCTCAGAAACACAACATTTGTTGGCAACTATGTTGTCTGATAAAGAGTTTACAGAGAATTACATTAAGATTAATAGGGAGAGATTGAAGAAAAGATATGAAATGATTATTGAAGGTTTGAGAAATGTTGGAATTGAGTGTTTGAAAGGGAATGCAGGGTTGTTTTGTTGGATGAATTTAAGTCCATATTTGAAGGAACAAAGTAAGGAAGGTGAATTGGAAATTTGGAATGATATTTTGAATGAAGTGAAATTGAATATATCTCCGGGGTGTTCTTGTCATTGTACACAACCTGGTTGGTTTAGAGTGTGTTTTGCAAATATGAGTGAACATACTCTTCAAGTTGCATTGGAAAGGATACGTAAATTCATGGATAGAATaaggacaaaaaatatataa